ATTGAAGAATTCCGAGTTCCATTCGCGCGCCGCTGCTTGGCGAGCGGCGAACCGCGGCGTGTAGGGGTTCTGTGCGCGCATGGCGTCGAAAATCGGACGCTCGCGCTGGTTCAACATGTCGAACATGTCGCGAGGGTTGTCGACGTCGTTGACCGCGCGTTGGCGCTCCTTGAAGCTGCCGAAGAAGCCGTAGCCGTCCCGGGTGGGGCCGTAATAGATGGGAATGCCGCCCTGGCCGAGGATCAGCGCCAGGTTGAACTTCTCGTACTCGTCCTTCGCAGGCTGATGAATCGTACAGATGATGGTCTTGCCCGTGGTCCGCGCCAGGTTCTGCAGTAGCTCCACCAGGGCCGTAGTGTCGTCGGCAGCGAGACCGCTCGTCGGCTCGTCCAGGAACATGAGCACCGGATCCGTCACCAGCTCCATGGCGATGTTGACGCGTTTTCGCTGCCCGCCAGAGAGGATTTTCTTCTCCGGCTTGCCGATCTGAAGGTGCGCCACACCTTCGAGCCCGAGTTGTGCCAACGTGGTCTGGACGCGGCGATCGATCTCGTCCTCCGAGTAGTCGTGCGGCAGCCGGAACTTCGCGCTGTAGCGTACCGCCTCGTACACCGTCAGCTCCGGGTGCACGATGTCGTCTTGGGGGACGTAGCCAATGGATCCGCGCAGCGCATCGTAGATCGAGTACAGGTCCTCGCCGTTGATGCGCACCTGTCCGGCGCTGGGCGGCAGGTAGCCATTGAGCGTCAACAGCAGGGTGGTCTTGCCGGCGCCCGACGGACCCATCAGCGCGATCAAGTCGCCGGGAAGCGCCTTGAAGCTCACGTGATCCAGCAGGGTCTTCATCTCGCTGGGATTGTCGCGATCGCGCACCTGCATCAGGATGTCCCAGGCCTCGATCTCGTACAGGGGGCGTCCTGACCAGTCGGCGCGAGCATCCTCCACGACCATCGCCACCTGCTCGTCCTGGACCTGGATGAGCAGCGGCATGGGGCCGATGTAGACCTTCTCGCCGTTCTGCACTGGAACGCGCTGGCCCGCGGGAACGCGCTGGCCCCGCACATAGGTGCCGTTGGCGCTGCCCCGGTCTTCCAACAGCAGCTGGTTGCCGTGCTTGTGCAGCACAGCGTGCTTGCTCGACACCTGCGGATGGCCGATGACGATGTCGTTGTCCTCGGTGCGGCCGATGGACTTGAACGTGGGTCCGCCGCCGCCCAGGGCGACCTGGCCGATCACCGTTTTGTGCTTCACCCGCTGCACGCCACCTGCCTGCATGCCGCCCACGGGCGCAGCGGCGGGCGCCGGAGCGCCCATGCCGAGTCCCTGGGCCAACTCCCACACCAGGGGGATCGGCAGCGGCACTGGGCCGAGGGCGAGCAACGCGTTGGGATCGAGTGGGACAGGCTGCCCGGGCGGGAGTCGATGGCCCGCGATCCAGCTGCCACTGGTCGACGAGTGATCCGTCAACGTTACTGGCGAGAGCGTCACGGTCGCATGGCAGCCAGAGACGTTGGGGTGTGCGAGGACGATGTGGGCTTTCTCGGGCTCGCGACCGAAGGTGATCTGGCCTGCCGTTGGCGCGAGCGACCCCCGGGCCATCATCATCTTGACGATCGCCGGATGCGCGAGGGGAACGGGAGCCTGGCCGACCACGAACTGCGTTCGGAAGTCGAAGGGCACCGAAGCGCCAGGCGCGACGGGCTGGCCGTTTGCCAGCGTAGGTCCCGCATTGCCGTTGACGAACATCAGCTGTCCGCCCCCGTGGTTGACGATGCGCGCGTGCTCGGCCCCGACACCCGGCCCGCCTACGCGGATGTCGCAGCCCTCGCCGCTGCCAATCGTGATGGTTTGCTTTCCGAAACCGGGAATCATGCGACCAAGTCCTTCGCGTCTGTAACAAAGAAAGGGGGATTACGGGAGGGCCGCGTCGGCGTCGGGGCCTGCTTCCGGTAGGGGTGGCGGCGGCTCTGGGCTAGCGGACAGCTCCGTTGGCGGGGCGATTGTGGGGGTTTTTGCCGCGGAAGTTTCCACTGGCGGGGGCGGCGGGGGCACCGGTTCCGGCTCTGGCGCGCGTAGCTTTCGGGCGAGCGCCCAGCCCAGGACGCCGAGCACGATCACCGCTGTGACGGCTGCAGCGCTCCAGACGACTGCCCTCGCGGGACCAGCGCCGCGGCGTTGCACTCCGTTCGTCGGACTGTCCTCGCGGAAGGGCGTCAAGGGCGAGCCGGGGCCGCCCGGCAAGGTCGTGCGCTCCGGCGCCGGTTCCTCCATCAAGGTCGGGCCCGCGCCGCGCGCGCCGCCCGCGCCGCCCGCGGGTCCATCGACGACGGTGTTGCCACGCCCCTCGGTGCTCTCCAGGACCACCGTCGCCCCCTGCGCCTTGCTCAGCTCGCGCACGATGAGCACTTGTACCGTGACGTTGTCCCAGCCGCCTCGAGCCAGAGCCACGCCGACCAAGGTCTTGCACAGGTGTTCCGGCCCTTTGTCGGCGTGGCTGCCGATCAACATCGTCATGTCGCCGTCACTGACCAAGTCGGTGAGTCCGTCCGTGCAGAGCAAGAGCACGTCCCCGGTGACTAGGCGCAACGGTTCTGGACGGAGCTCGACCTCCACGGTTTCGAGCATGCCCAAAGCACGAGTAATCTTGTTGGCATCCGGGTGCTCGATTGCTTCTTCGGCGGTGATCATTCCATGGTCCAGCATCTGCTGGACCATGGAATGATCCCGTGTCAGCCGCGTGAGCGCGCCCCCTCGATACAGGTAGGCGCGCGAGTCGCCGACGTGAGCGACTTCAGTCCATCCGTCGTGGAGCAAGAGTGCGACACAGGTGGACCCGGGACGTACCTCCGCGGGCACGTCGCCACCCACGGCGTATACCTCTCGCGCAGCGTGCTGAATTGCCGCGGAAAGCGCATGTGCAGGCTCCGTGTCACTGGCCAGGGACATGTGCTCGACGATCGTGCGCATGGCCGTGCTACTTGCTTCGCGCCCGGCGGAATGCCCGCCCATGCCGTCGCACACGACCGAGAGCAAGCCGTGGCTCGTCTGCGCAAACGCACACGTGTCCTCGTTGATCTGCTTGGTGGGTTCGTGGCCGGGGTCGCTGAGCTCCGCGCAGTCGACGAACACGCCTCTGACGGCGCAGTGCACGGTCCGCTCCCAACTACTCCAAGCGGACGCTGAACTCGACGGGCCCGAAGCGCAAGAGTGAGCCGTTGAGTACTGGTGACCAGCCTCCCGGCGTCAGGCGGTTCCCGTTGATCTGCGTACCGTTGTTGCTGTTTTCGTCACGAATGAGCAACTGCCCCCCTTCGAGCTTCAGGCTCGCATGGATGCCGGAGACCCGCGGCTCCGTCAGCAGGATGCCGCACGCGGAGCCATCCCGGCCCGCCTTCATCTCCACTCCCGCTACGATGGTGAAGGTGCCCGCCGCACCCGTCAGCGTCGCGCGCGTCGGGGGTGGAGCTGCCGCAGCATAGGGGTTGGGGGGCGCTGGATTGGGAACCGGAGCGTCGCCCGTGACGCCGAATGCATTGGGGCCACCGTCGTTGCCGTACATGAACTCTTTGTTTGCCCCGCCGCCGCCCAAGGGGGCGACGACGGGGTTCACGAGAGGGGGCGCAGATGCTCCATATCCTCCACCTGGGGGTGGATAGCCGCCGCCTGGAGGTGGATAGCCTCCGCCTGGTGGCGGCGCACCGCCGTATCCTCCGCCAGGAGGCGGGTAGCCTCCGCCTGGCGGGCCATAGCCGCCAGGGGGCGGATAGCCTCCGGCGACGACGGGGGCTGGCGGCGGCGGGCCTCCGCGCTTTTTGCCACCGCTCTTCACGATGATGACGACGAGCAGCAGCACCACCACTAGACCGAACGCGCCCCCGAGCACCCAAAGCAGAGGGAAGGGAGCGCTCGTACCTTTGATCTGAATGATGGAGTCGGAAGTCACCCCGCTCGTTCGCAGCGCCTTGTTGTCGTAGACGATGACACGAACCACCGCCTGCTCACCCGAGCCGTGGAGGATCTTGTCTTTGTCGGGGGCTTCGAACTCTACGAAGGTGTCACTGGCCTCCGTCGGCGCGCCCTTCATACCCATTGCGATCAGCTGTTGCTGGGTGCGCTTGGCTTTCTCCACGTCGGCACCTGCCAGGGCAGCGGGCACCTGTTGCCCTGCTGGCAAGAAGTAGACTTCGGCGCGCCCTTTGTCACCGCCCCAGCAGAAGTCGCCGTACACCTTGAACTTGCCGCCGGGATAGACACCACCTTGACGCTTTCCCATCTCCTGGGTGTAGGAGATGTTCACGTCGAGCGGCCAGGTCGATGGGTCGATGCCGACAGGCACTTCCTTGAAGCTGTTGTCGCCCAGAATCGGGGGCTTCACGTTCGTGAAGTTGAGACTGAAGGTCTGCGTGACGGCTGGCGCGATGCACGCGACTCGCCACTTCACGATGTACATCTTCGCGAAGCGAGCGCGGACCGCATTGACGATGGCTCCACCGCGGCCGCCCTGGCCCGCCTGCATCACTGTGAAGAACCCGCCAATCTCCGGGTTGGCCAGGTTCTGCATGAACTCCATGCTGTTCTGGCGGAATTCGTCATAGGTGCGGGTCGGATAGTAGACGCTGATGACCGGCACCGGCGCCTTGGGCAACGCGGTGTTGTCCTCCGGGAAACGGCCACCGGTCATGTACTTCTGCAGCTGCATCGCGCCGGGGCCGGTGGTCGAGGGATCGGTTCCACCGAAACCTGACGAGAGCACGACCATGGCTTGGTGCAGCGGGACCTTGACGTTCTCCCCGACGTTGCCAAGGGACTTGAAGCCGTCGGTCGCCGCTGTCTTGATGATGGTGAGCAGGGAGCGGTTGCGACCTTGCGAGCTGTAGGTCCCGGTTTGACTGCTGACGAAGCTCTGCGCCCGGGACTTCTGCGCCGCTGTGACCCACTTGGAGTCCTTCACCACTTGGCGGTCGTTGAAGAACATCACGTCGACGATGTCGCTCGGTCCCATGCTCTGGATGAAGCGCTCCGCCACTTGCTTCGCGTCATCGAAGCCAGACTTCATGCGGCTGTCGGCATCGATCAGGATGAGCCACGCGGTGCCGACTCCAGGCTGTTGCTGGCTGTCGCCCCACTGGGTATGGCTGACGTACTTGGCTGGGTGGTCAGCGCCTTCCACCTTGACCGTGAAGATCGCGTTCTGGTGAGGGAAGGGAAAGGGGCGGTAGAGCGCGTAGGGCTTTTCCAGCGCGGCGGACATGCAGTCGAACAAGCCATTGCCGCGATCGTCTGCGCAATGCTGCGTCGCTTCGCTGACGCGCTTGTTCTCGACTACTTCAATGACGCTGGTGAGAATGGGAGCGCCGTTGTCTTGCGCCGCGCGCGGGTCGATGCGCATGAGATGAGCTTCGGGCGCCGCCGTGGCACCGAGCGCCCACAGCAGGCAGGCCAACGCCCACAAACTGCTCTGCATGTTCAAAAGTAGTTTTCTTAGGTCCATCGCTGATTCGTTTCCTGGCGTCAGACGATCTTGACGGTCACCGCGTAGCCGCCGAAGCGGATTTCGTCGCCATCCGCGAGTTCGTGCGGTGCCTTCGGCGGAATCTTCTCGTCGTTGAGGAACGTGCCGTTGGTGCTGCCTCCGTCCTCGAGCTTGGCGCGACCCGGTCTCGCCGCAGCGTGAATCACCGCGTGCCGCGAGGACGTAGTCGGGTGATCGATTGGAATGTCGAGGCCTTCCGCCGCGTCTTTGCGCCCAATCACGTTGCGGCCCTGATAGAGCGGATAGAACGTGCCCAGGTCGTCACCCTCGTAGCTGACGAGAAAGCCGGCCAAGACGCGCGGGGCATCTGCTGCCACTTTGAGCGGATCACTGGCGTCGATTTCGGTGGCGGGATCTGCTTCTCGCTCCGGCGGCACCGCTGATGGCCCAGGTTGCCCCGCGGGTTGAGGCGGCGGACTGATTTGCACAGGTGGTTGCCCTGCATTCGCCGCCTCGTGCTCGTCGGCTGTGGGAGGTGGAGCCGTCGCCGCAAACGCCGACGGGTCGTTCCACCGCTGCTGCGCTTGTGGGGCTTGCGCTGGCGTCGGTGAGTTCGGTCCGGGGCCAGCGGGCGCGCCGGGGAAAGCACCGGGGGGGCCAGCTGCGCCGGGCGGCATCGCGCCGGGCGGCATCGCACCGGGCGGCGCCGCGCCGGGTGGCATCGCGCCGGGCGGTGCTGCCGGTGGTCCCCCGGGCGGCGGGCCGGCGGGCGGCCCGAAGGGCGACGGCCCCATGTCCGGCGTCATCGTCGCGCCGAACGGATTGAGGCCTTCGGGCGTTCCGACGCGCACGGCCGCTCCGGGGGGGCCCCAACCTGGTGGACCACCGTAGGGACCGGGTGGGGGAGCGCCAGGCGCGCCTGGTGGCGGCGCGCCGTACTGTCCGGGGGCTGGACCGCCGAATTGCCCTGGCGGCGGCGCGCCCGGCCCGGGCGCTGGGCCGCCCATGCCCGGAGGTGGCCCCCAACCGGGCGGAGGGCCCTGCGGAGGTGCTGCGCCAGGCGCGCCTGGTGGAGGACCATAGGGGCCAGGCGGCGGCCCGGCCTGCGGGGGGCCTTGCGGCGCGGCGCCGGGCGGAGGACCGTACGGGCCTGGCGCGGTACCTACTGGCGGCGGTGCCGCCCCGCCTGGCGGACCCCACGCGGGAGCAGGTGCACCTGCCCCCGGTTGTCCGGACGCCGGCAGGGGCGCGCCGCACGACGCGCAGAACTTACTCGTGGGTTGATTGGAAATGCCGCAGCGCGGGCACGCGATCATGCTTGTCCTCCGAACCAGAGCACCGCGTGTTGCGCGGCGCGCGCCAGCATACCCGTTCCACTCCGAATGGGTAGCCCCGGCGCGCTGCGGAGGGCGCCAAAATCGCTCGCTAGATGTCTTTCTCGTCCTTGATGCGGGCGGCCTTGCCGCTCAGCCCGCGGAGGTAGAACAAGCGAGCCTGGCGAACCACGCCTCGCGACACGACCTCGATCTGTTCGATTCGTGGCGAATGCAGCGGAAAAATGCGCTCCACGCCGACGTTGAAGCTGGTCTTGCGCACGGTGAAGGTGCTGCGTGCCCCGGCGCGGTGGCGTTTGATCACCGTTCCGCGGAAGACCTGGGTGCGCAGCTTGTCACCTTCGACGATGCGGTAGTGGACCGCGATCGTGTCGCCCACGCGAAAAGCGGGCAAATCCTGGCGCAGCGCGCTCTTTTCCATGGCTTCGATTTTTGAGCTGATGATCGACATGGCGGTCCTCGGAGGCCGAAAATGGCGGGGTGCGGGATTATGCATTTGTTCGAGGCTGCGTCAATGCCGCCCGGTAGGCATTTGGGAGGGGTCCCTTGACCCACCCCCCGACCTGGCGCTAAGAGCGCTCTCCCTTCGCCAAGTCCGCTTGGCGTTTTACCTCGGCCCGACGTCGGCGCAACGCGACCGACCTCGGCAACCAGGAGAGACAACATGAACAAGAACTTGGGTGTCGTCGGCCGCAAGCTCGGCATGACGCAGGTCTTCACGGACGACGGAACGGTCATTCCTTGCACCGTGATCGAGGCGAACAGCATCGTCGTCGGCAAGCGCACGCAAGAGAAGGATGGCTACGACGCGCTGATCCTCGGGATGGGCCAGCGCAAGGAAAAGGCCACCACCAAGCCTTTGGCCGGCTTCTACAAGAAGGCGAACGTAGAGCCACAGCAGGTCGTGCGAGAGGTTCGTTGCAGCGCCGAAGAGGTCGCCGCCCACGAGGTGGGACAGGCTGTGAAGCTCGACGCCGTATTCCAAGAGGGACAGTTCGTAGACGTGCGCGGCACCACCAAGGGCCGCGGCTTCACCGGCGTGATGAAGCGCTATGGCTTCAAGGGCGCCGTCTCCTCCCACGGGGCGCACGAGTACAAGCGCCACGGCGGTTCAATCGGTACCAACATGACGCCTGGTCGCGTCATGCCGGGCCGCAAGATGCCCGGTCAACACGGCAACCAGACGGTCTCCGTGCTCAGCCAGCGCATCGTCAAGCTGGTGCCAGACCAGGGACTGATCTTGGTGCGTGGCGGCATCCCCGGTTCGAAGAACGGTATCGTGTTCGTCAACGGTGCCATCAAGAAGAAGAACGCCGGCAAGCCGGCGAGCTGAACCGCGCTGATTCCAGCGGCATGATGAAGGCGCTCGAGTCCCCGTGGCTCGGTGAGCGCGTGCTGTGTCACGACCAACTCCTGGTGGTGGACAAGCTCGCGCACGTTCCGGTCCACGGCGGTACCGTCGCCGCTGCGAGTGTCGTCGAGCGGCTGAAGGAACACCTACGTCGTGCGGGGCAGCCCGCACACCTAGGTGTGCACCAGCGCTTGGACCAGGAGACGTCGGGAGTCTTGCTCTTCACGTGTGCGCGCGAACTCGACGCGAGCGTGGGTCGCGCTTTCGAGCACCACGAACTCGAGCGCGTGTATGTCGCTGTGGTGGAGGGCGCAATTGCCGACCAGGGCGTGTTCGAGAATCGG
This DNA window, taken from Polyangiaceae bacterium, encodes the following:
- a CDS encoding FHA domain-containing protein; its protein translation is MIPGFGKQTITIGSGEGCDIRVGGPGVGAEHARIVNHGGGQLMFVNGNAGPTLANGQPVAPGASVPFDFRTQFVVGQAPVPLAHPAIVKMMMARGSLAPTAGQITFGREPEKAHIVLAHPNVSGCHATVTLSPVTLTDHSSTSGSWIAGHRLPPGQPVPLDPNALLALGPVPLPIPLVWELAQGLGMGAPAPAAAPVGGMQAGGVQRVKHKTVIGQVALGGGGPTFKSIGRTEDNDIVIGHPQVSSKHAVLHKHGNQLLLEDRGSANGTYVRGQRVPAGQRVPVQNGEKVYIGPMPLLIQVQDEQVAMVVEDARADWSGRPLYEIEAWDILMQVRDRDNPSEMKTLLDHVSFKALPGDLIALMGPSGAGKTTLLLTLNGYLPPSAGQVRINGEDLYSIYDALRGSIGYVPQDDIVHPELTVYEAVRYSAKFRLPHDYSEDEIDRRVQTTLAQLGLEGVAHLQIGKPEKKILSGGQRKRVNIAMELVTDPVLMFLDEPTSGLAADDTTALVELLQNLARTTGKTIICTIHQPAKDEYEKFNLALILGQGGIPIYYGPTRDGYGFFGSFKERQRAVNDVDNPRDMFDMLNQRERPIFDAMRAQNPYTPRFAARQAAAREWNSEFFNPQNPVYQRMYSGPRAVGAGSNQQGVPRTRPKSSGQFGLLLSRYFKIKVRDVSGTVIMLAQAPIIGVLLALVFGGQKDAIPYWCLGALQELAKRSGGLSGTNDMLTKMQTTTDHSGAAFFLVVAAVWFGTSNAAREIVSERAIYLRERMVNLKLFNYVFSKFFLLSFFCVIQCTVLLGIVFFALGFNGGPQAFGIELATMIITAMNSVAVGLIVSTLVTSSEAAMALTPIALIPQVVLGGIMVPMTTNPWLEYPMYLIPARWGFQGVVAQERLAIAEDSAWIMDLGKPTTTSTDNFVFQGKFKCAEAQIASMDFNGAWGFEHYELVWLPPAVLSAMMFATLIAILIVLKRRDSI
- a CDS encoding protein phosphatase 2C domain-containing protein, coding for MHCAVRGVFVDCAELSDPGHEPTKQINEDTCAFAQTSHGLLSVVCDGMGGHSAGREASSTAMRTIVEHMSLASDTEPAHALSAAIQHAAREVYAVGGDVPAEVRPGSTCVALLLHDGWTEVAHVGDSRAYLYRGGALTRLTRDHSMVQQMLDHGMITAEEAIEHPDANKITRALGMLETVEVELRPEPLRLVTGDVLLLCTDGLTDLVSDGDMTMLIGSHADKGPEHLCKTLVGVALARGGWDNVTVQVLIVRELSKAQGATVVLESTEGRGNTVVDGPAGGAGGARGAGPTLMEEPAPERTTLPGGPGSPLTPFREDSPTNGVQRRGAGPARAVVWSAAAVTAVIVLGVLGWALARKLRAPEPEPVPPPPPPVETSAAKTPTIAPPTELSASPEPPPPLPEAGPDADAALP
- a CDS encoding FHA domain-containing protein gives rise to the protein MQSSLWALACLLWALGATAAPEAHLMRIDPRAAQDNGAPILTSVIEVVENKRVSEATQHCADDRGNGLFDCMSAALEKPYALYRPFPFPHQNAIFTVKVEGADHPAKYVSHTQWGDSQQQPGVGTAWLILIDADSRMKSGFDDAKQVAERFIQSMGPSDIVDVMFFNDRQVVKDSKWVTAAQKSRAQSFVSSQTGTYSSQGRNRSLLTIIKTAATDGFKSLGNVGENVKVPLHQAMVVLSSGFGGTDPSTTGPGAMQLQKYMTGGRFPEDNTALPKAPVPVISVYYPTRTYDEFRQNSMEFMQNLANPEIGGFFTVMQAGQGGRGGAIVNAVRARFAKMYIVKWRVACIAPAVTQTFSLNFTNVKPPILGDNSFKEVPVGIDPSTWPLDVNISYTQEMGKRQGGVYPGGKFKVYGDFCWGGDKGRAEVYFLPAGQQVPAALAGADVEKAKRTQQQLIAMGMKGAPTEASDTFVEFEAPDKDKILHGSGEQAVVRVIVYDNKALRTSGVTSDSIIQIKGTSAPFPLLWVLGGAFGLVVVLLLVVIIVKSGGKKRGGPPPPAPVVAGGYPPPGGYGPPGGGYPPPGGGYGGAPPPGGGYPPPGGGYPPPGGGYGASAPPLVNPVVAPLGGGGANKEFMYGNDGGPNAFGVTGDAPVPNPAPPNPYAAAAPPPTRATLTGAAGTFTIVAGVEMKAGRDGSACGILLTEPRVSGIHASLKLEGGQLLIRDENSNNGTQINGNRLTPGGWSPVLNGSLLRFGPVEFSVRLE
- a CDS encoding FHA domain-containing protein; translated protein: MRVGTPEGLNPFGATMTPDMGPSPFGPPAGPPPGGPPAAPPGAMPPGAAPPGAMPPGAMPPGAAGPPGAFPGAPAGPGPNSPTPAQAPQAQQRWNDPSAFAATAPPPTADEHEAANAGQPPVQISPPPQPAGQPGPSAVPPEREADPATEIDASDPLKVAADAPRVLAGFLVSYEGDDLGTFYPLYQGRNVIGRKDAAEGLDIPIDHPTTSSRHAVIHAAARPGRAKLEDGGSTNGTFLNDEKIPPKAPHELADGDEIRFGGYAVTVKIV
- the rplS gene encoding 50S ribosomal protein L19 encodes the protein MSSKIEAMEKSALRQDLPAFRVGDTIAVHYRIVEGDKLRTQVFRGTVIKRHRAGARSTFTVRKTSFNVGVERIFPLHSPRIEQIEVVSRGVVRQARLFYLRGLSGKAARIKDEKDI
- the rplC gene encoding 50S ribosomal protein L3, with amino-acid sequence MNKNLGVVGRKLGMTQVFTDDGTVIPCTVIEANSIVVGKRTQEKDGYDALILGMGQRKEKATTKPLAGFYKKANVEPQQVVREVRCSAEEVAAHEVGQAVKLDAVFQEGQFVDVRGTTKGRGFTGVMKRYGFKGAVSSHGAHEYKRHGGSIGTNMTPGRVMPGRKMPGQHGNQTVSVLSQRIVKLVPDQGLILVRGGIPGSKNGIVFVNGAIKKKNAGKPAS